In a single window of the Nicotiana tomentosiformis chromosome 10, ASM39032v3, whole genome shotgun sequence genome:
- the LOC117275677 gene encoding uncharacterized protein: MPLATGIEAVISAQETQGQKVQQESTVVEENRVLKQQMTEMCQAWANGQGSPFSIHGFPEFTSILTTTIPVSLHDQSYPHGLSLYPNCMTTAETFVARSQSVPLTTNQTTTTVMPVFTIPQPTMVQNKTHESQFATQQEQYHSPEYHSYLFDLPAKIEKTAQKMAQEEMTQRMKSLEQQLKNMQGLAGQKSIAFKDLCMFPNVRLPLGFKIPKFEKYDGHGDPIAHLKRYYNQLRGVGRNEELLMACFGESLTG, translated from the coding sequence ATGCCATTGGCAACTGGCATCGAAGCTGTTATAAGTGCTCAAGAGACTCAGGGTCAGAAGGTTCAACAAGAGTCTACTGTGGTTGAGGAAAATAGAGTACTGAAGCAGCAAATGACTGAAATGTGTCAAGCATGGGCCAATGGCCAAGGATCGCCTTTTTCTATTCATGGTTTCCCAGAGTTCACATCCATTTTGACTACTACCATTCCGGTCTCATTGCATGATCAATCTTATCCACATGGGTTGAGTCTTTATCCCAACTGTATGACTACAGCTGAAACTTTTGTTGCGCGCTCCCAAAGTGTGCCATTGACAACCAATCAGACAACCACTACTGTTATGCCCGTCTTCACCATCCCACAGCCGACAATGGTACAAAATAAAACTCATGAGTCACAATTTGCTACCCAGCAAGAACAATACCATTCTCCTGAGTACCACTCGTACCTATTTGATCTTCCTGCAAAAATTGAGAAGACTGCCCAAAAGATGGCACAAGAAGAAATGACCCAAAGAATGAAAAGCTTAGAACAACAGTTGAAAAACATGCAAGGGTTGGCAGGTCAGAAGAGTATTGCCTTCAAGGATCTATGTATGTTCCCCAATGTTcgtttgccacttggtttcaagatccccaaatttgaaaagtatgatggacacggcgaccccATAGCTCACTTGAAAAGGTATTACAATCAGCTAAGAGGTGTTGGAAGAAATGAAGAATTACTAATGGCTTGTTTTGGGGAAAGCCTGACagggtag